The following proteins are encoded in a genomic region of Dehalococcoidia bacterium:
- a CDS encoding hemerythrin domain-containing protein, which translates to MRAVELLMAEHRVIRKGLEVLEAMAAKVAQDAPPSQEDVAALLDFFQVFADRCHHAKEEWGLFPHMGEAGVPCMGGPLGVMLCDHVRARALRRQMKEALPLLGGDTDARRRFVEAANQYVDLMDQHIAREDQVLFPMAQEVTTAQEDAKLVEAFEELEQQVVGEGVHERYHHLVEELASKYL; encoded by the coding sequence GTGCGAGCCGTCGAGCTCCTCATGGCTGAACACCGCGTCATCCGTAAGGGCCTTGAGGTGCTGGAGGCCATGGCTGCCAAGGTGGCCCAGGATGCTCCCCCATCCCAGGAGGATGTGGCAGCCCTCCTGGACTTCTTCCAAGTGTTCGCCGACCGTTGCCATCATGCCAAGGAGGAGTGGGGCCTTTTCCCCCATATGGGGGAGGCCGGTGTCCCCTGCATGGGCGGGCCCCTGGGAGTGATGCTGTGCGACCACGTGCGGGCTCGGGCCCTGCGCCGCCAAATGAAGGAGGCTCTCCCCCTCCTGGGCGGCGATACGGACGCCCGTCGTCGGTTCGTTGAGGCGGCCAACCAGTATGTGGACCTCATGGATCAGCATATCGCTAGAGAGGACCAGGTCCTGTTCCCCATGGCCCAGGAAGTCACCACGGCCCAAGAAGACGCCAAGTTGGTAGAGGCCTTCGAGGAGCTAGAACAGCAAGTGGTGGGAGAAGGGGTACACGAGCGGTACCACCACCTGGTGGAGGAGCTGGCCTCTAAGTACCTTTGA
- a CDS encoding phosphotransferase family protein: MLEQELAQYLAHRLPNARHVTVSNVFRIPGGASRETWSFDAQWWEGDKEVSQGFILRRDPPASLLTTERDIEFQVMEAAHLAGIPVPKMRWLEPEGKWLQRPFFIMERIDGCETSPQVLISDPRLEGARPRVARRFVEVLAAIHSLDWKALGLESFLGPAPSPDQCALREIEKWEQVIDRDALEPQPVLRAALCWLRRHLPPPAQRITLVHADYRVGNFLYDQEGEIRGVLDWEMAHLGDPIEDVAWACLQSWCWAGDERVGGIMGREEFLRMYEEATGIMVHPQALHFWELLGNVKLAAIFLTGARSLAEGKTREPILAMVARGNPRLELEIMRLMGV, encoded by the coding sequence ATGCTCGAACAGGAGCTGGCGCAATATTTGGCCCACCGCCTTCCTAACGCACGCCACGTCACGGTGAGCAACGTCTTTCGCATCCCTGGCGGCGCCTCTCGCGAGACATGGTCCTTCGATGCTCAGTGGTGGGAGGGAGATAAAGAGGTAAGCCAGGGCTTCATCCTGCGCCGCGACCCTCCTGCGAGCCTCCTCACCACCGAGCGGGACATCGAGTTCCAGGTCATGGAGGCCGCCCACCTGGCGGGTATCCCCGTCCCCAAAATGCGGTGGTTGGAGCCGGAGGGGAAGTGGCTGCAGAGGCCTTTCTTCATCATGGAGCGCATCGATGGCTGCGAGACCAGCCCCCAGGTTCTCATATCCGATCCCCGCCTCGAGGGTGCGCGGCCCCGGGTGGCCCGCCGCTTCGTGGAGGTCCTGGCCGCCATTCACAGCCTCGACTGGAAGGCCTTGGGCCTGGAGTCCTTCTTGGGCCCAGCGCCCTCCCCTGACCAGTGCGCCCTGCGGGAGATCGAGAAGTGGGAGCAGGTCATCGATCGCGATGCCCTGGAACCTCAACCTGTTTTGAGGGCTGCCCTCTGCTGGCTGCGACGTCATCTGCCCCCGCCGGCCCAGCGCATCACCTTGGTGCACGCCGACTACCGGGTGGGCAACTTTCTCTATGACCAGGAGGGCGAGATAAGGGGCGTCTTGGACTGGGAGATGGCCCACCTGGGGGACCCTATAGAGGACGTGGCCTGGGCCTGCCTACAGAGCTGGTGCTGGGCGGGCGACGAGCGGGTGGGGGGCATCATGGGGCGGGAGGAGTTCCTGCGCATGTACGAAGAGGCCACGGGGATAATGGTCCACCCCCAGGCCCTCCACTTCTGGGAGCTTCTGGGCAACGTCAAGCTGGCAGCCATCTTCCTCACCGGCGCTCGCTCCCTTGCGGAGGGGAAGACGCGGGAGCCTATCCTGGCCATGGTGGCCAGGGGGAACCCCCGCCTTGAGCTGGAGATCATGAGGCTGATGGGGGTCTGA
- a CDS encoding CoA pyrophosphatase — MAEELIVRAREVLARYRPAILEEPQAVPAAVLVPLYLKGGIAHILLTERTHHVEHHKGQISLPGGAQDPQDPDLLTTALRESYEETGIHPDDVEVIGQLDDIVTITNFLVRPFVGVLRVTSGYPFRPHPLEVASLLEVPLPHLLDWRNMELELRQWRGVPVLVPAFTWNGYRIWGATARILKQLLDLLQS, encoded by the coding sequence GTGGCGGAGGAGCTCATCGTCCGGGCCAGGGAGGTTTTAGCCCGCTATCGCCCGGCCATTTTGGAGGAGCCGCAGGCGGTGCCGGCAGCAGTGCTGGTGCCCCTTTATCTCAAGGGAGGGATAGCCCACATCCTCCTCACTGAGAGGACCCACCACGTGGAACACCACAAGGGCCAGATCTCCCTCCCCGGCGGCGCCCAGGACCCTCAGGACCCTGACCTACTGACCACTGCCCTGCGGGAGAGCTACGAGGAGACGGGCATCCACCCGGATGACGTGGAGGTCATCGGGCAGCTAGACGACATCGTGACCATCACCAACTTCCTGGTGCGGCCCTTCGTCGGGGTGCTGCGTGTCACCTCGGGGTACCCGTTTAGGCCCCATCCGCTGGAGGTGGCCTCCCTTTTGGAGGTGCCCCTACCTCATCTGCTGGACTGGCGCAACATGGAGCTGGAGCTGCGTCAGTGGCGGGGAGTGCCGGTGCTGGTGCCCGCTTTCACCTGGAACGGCTACCGCATCTGGGGGGCCACGGCCCGCATACTGAAACAGCTTTTGGACCTACTGCAATCATGA
- a CDS encoding replication-associated recombination protein A, with translation MRPRTLDEMVGQEHLLGPGRILRRAIEADEVPSMILWGPPGCGKTSLARIIAAVTKAHFESISAVTAGVADLRRIVEEAKERRALYGQRTILFIDEIHRFNKAQQDVILPHVESGVIVLIGATTENPSFEVVAPLLSRCHVFVLEPLSPEHLGAVVRRALQDRERGLGSLELEMDDEAMAFLCRAAGGDARVALNALEMAAAICRPGPQGRRRITKEDVAEALQRPAPRYDKAAHLHYDIISAFIKSVRGSDPDAALYWLARMLEAGEDPLFIARRLVILAAEDVGLADPQALPLAVACQQAVHFIGMPEAALPLAETTIYLACAPKSNSALQAYRRAAEDARATHGEPVPLFLRNPVTPLMARLGYGQGYEYDHDHPLHYAGQDHLPERLRGRHYYQAGELGYEAQIKKWLEELRSHNRPQGHNRR, from the coding sequence ATGCGCCCCCGTACCCTGGACGAGATGGTGGGGCAGGAGCACCTGCTGGGACCCGGTCGTATCCTGCGCCGAGCCATAGAGGCCGATGAGGTGCCATCCATGATCCTGTGGGGGCCCCCAGGATGCGGCAAGACCTCCCTGGCTCGCATCATCGCTGCCGTCACCAAGGCCCATTTCGAGTCCATCTCGGCCGTCACCGCCGGGGTGGCCGACCTGCGCCGTATCGTGGAGGAGGCCAAGGAGAGGCGCGCCCTCTACGGCCAGCGCACCATCCTGTTCATCGACGAGATCCACCGCTTCAACAAGGCCCAGCAGGACGTCATCCTCCCCCATGTGGAGTCGGGGGTCATCGTCCTCATTGGCGCCACCACCGAGAACCCTTCCTTCGAGGTGGTAGCCCCCTTGCTCTCCCGCTGCCACGTCTTCGTTCTGGAGCCCCTGAGCCCTGAGCATCTAGGGGCCGTAGTGCGACGGGCCCTCCAGGACCGGGAGCGAGGCCTGGGCTCCCTGGAGCTGGAGATGGACGACGAGGCCATGGCCTTCCTCTGTCGGGCGGCCGGAGGCGATGCCCGTGTGGCCCTCAACGCCCTGGAGATGGCCGCTGCCATCTGCCGCCCTGGGCCTCAAGGACGCCGTCGCATCACCAAGGAGGACGTGGCCGAGGCCCTACAGCGCCCGGCCCCCCGGTACGATAAGGCCGCACACCTCCACTATGACATCATCTCTGCCTTTATCAAGTCGGTCCGCGGCTCCGATCCTGATGCCGCCCTATACTGGCTGGCGCGCATGTTGGAGGCGGGAGAAGACCCCTTGTTCATCGCCCGTCGCCTAGTGATCCTGGCCGCTGAGGACGTGGGTCTGGCCGACCCCCAGGCCCTCCCCTTGGCAGTGGCCTGTCAGCAGGCCGTGCATTTCATCGGCATGCCGGAGGCCGCCCTCCCCCTGGCCGAGACCACCATCTACCTAGCTTGTGCCCCCAAGAGCAACTCCGCCCTGCAGGCCTACCGACGGGCCGCGGAGGACGCCCGCGCCACGCACGGCGAGCCGGTGCCCCTCTTCCTACGCAACCCAGTCACTCCCCTCATGGCCCGGCTAGGCTATGGCCAGGGCTACGAGTACGACCATGACCATCCGCTGCACTACGCTGGGCAGGATCACCTGCCCGAGAGGCTGCGCGGTCGCCACTACTACCAGGCGGGGGAGCTGGGCTACGAGGCCCAGATAAAGAAGTGGCTGGAGGAACTGCGCAGCCATAACCGCCCCCAGGGCCACAACAGGCGATAG
- a CDS encoding nitroreductase family protein: MDVFEAIYTLRAIRRFRPDPVPDELIWRVLEAATMAPSGGNRQPWRFIVVRDPQVKARLGEFYLEGWNRIYGPMREDALSNPAMARIYRSAEHLAHHLAEVPVLIVACLQTSPWPASTSPPGSYIYPAVQNLMLAARALGLGTVLTTLYRVREEETRALLGIPEGWETMALIPLGWPRTPFGPLRRLPVEQVTYWDRWGETRSR, translated from the coding sequence ATGGACGTATTTGAGGCTATATACACCCTCAGGGCTATAAGGCGGTTCCGTCCCGACCCCGTGCCCGATGAGCTCATCTGGCGGGTTCTGGAGGCGGCCACTATGGCCCCCTCGGGGGGCAACCGTCAGCCGTGGCGGTTCATCGTGGTGCGGGACCCCCAGGTGAAGGCCCGCTTAGGGGAGTTCTATCTGGAGGGATGGAACCGCATCTATGGGCCCATGCGAGAGGATGCCCTCTCCAACCCCGCCATGGCCCGCATCTACCGCTCAGCAGAGCACTTGGCCCACCACCTGGCCGAGGTGCCGGTGCTCATCGTGGCCTGTCTACAGACCTCCCCCTGGCCAGCTTCCACCTCCCCTCCCGGCTCCTACATTTACCCTGCAGTGCAGAACCTCATGCTGGCCGCTCGCGCCCTGGGGCTGGGCACGGTACTCACCACCCTTTATCGGGTGAGGGAGGAGGAGACGCGTGCCCTCCTGGGCATCCCCGAGGGGTGGGAGACCATGGCCCTCATCCCTCTGGGCTGGCCTAGGACTCCCTTTGGCCCCCTGCGCCGCTTGCCTGTGGAACAGGTCACCTATTGGGATCGCTGGGGGGAGACCCGCTCCCGTTAA
- a CDS encoding alpha/beta fold hydrolase, whose protein sequence is MPYAYTNGIVTFYEDARPQGRTDVPTVVLIHGATTSLRLWDEQVPPLLEAGFRVIRYDVRGHGRSLVPPSGYSFPTYAADLTDLLDRLNVDRPITEALGVDQVHLVGLSMGGGIALQWALLHPERTRSLVLVDSALPGFGYSEEFASHVQALVEAARQQGPRAALEQVWLRHPIFDGVRRFPDRFALLREMVLSHPGADLLAEAEEAPPILDHLSEINAPVLVVVGEMDLPDFQLIAQVLAANLPRARLEVMRDCGHIPPLERPEEFNRLLISFLQEVEASQKRGGDHGRI, encoded by the coding sequence ATGCCCTACGCTTACACCAATGGCATCGTCACCTTTTACGAGGACGCCCGCCCCCAAGGGCGGACGGACGTTCCTACCGTGGTCCTCATCCACGGGGCTACCACCAGCCTCCGCCTATGGGACGAGCAGGTGCCACCTCTTTTGGAGGCAGGGTTCCGGGTCATCCGCTACGACGTGCGGGGACATGGCCGCTCCCTTGTACCGCCTTCGGGGTACTCCTTTCCCACCTATGCTGCCGACCTCACTGACCTTCTGGATCGCCTGAATGTAGACCGCCCCATCACGGAGGCCCTGGGGGTGGACCAGGTGCACTTAGTGGGCCTCTCCATGGGTGGGGGCATCGCCCTGCAATGGGCCCTCCTGCATCCGGAGAGGACACGCTCCTTGGTGCTGGTGGACTCGGCGCTCCCTGGTTTCGGCTACTCGGAGGAGTTCGCGAGTCATGTACAAGCATTGGTGGAGGCGGCCCGTCAGCAGGGCCCCAGGGCAGCGTTGGAGCAGGTGTGGCTCCGCCACCCCATCTTTGATGGTGTGCGCCGCTTCCCGGACAGGTTCGCCCTCCTCCGGGAGATGGTCCTCTCTCACCCTGGCGCGGACCTCCTGGCCGAGGCGGAGGAGGCCCCGCCCATCCTTGACCATCTGTCTGAAATAAACGCCCCCGTGTTGGTAGTAGTAGGGGAGATGGACTTGCCCGATTTCCAGCTCATCGCTCAGGTGCTGGCGGCCAACCTGCCCCGCGCCCGCCTGGAGGTGATGAGGGACTGCGGCCATATCCCTCCCCTAGAGAGGCCGGAGGAGTTCAACCGCCTTCTTATATCGTTTTTGCAGGAGGTGGAGGCTTCCCAAAAGAGAGGAGGAGACCATGGACGTATTTGA
- a CDS encoding nitroreductase family protein, which produces MELEEAIRSRRSVRRFDGRHVASEVVRELAEAAALAPAPHHTRPWRLIALSADARHRLVEAMGEAWRSDLERDNTPPEEVSRRLEHSRRRLLDAPLLLLACLDMSQAHPWPDERRRRAERDMFVQSLGAALQNLQLLAHARGLGSCLLGAPLFCQEAVRKALLLPPSWEPMFLVEIGYPDPCYRPRVRPSPALESILREA; this is translated from the coding sequence ATGGAGCTGGAGGAAGCCATCAGGAGCAGGCGCTCAGTGCGCCGGTTCGATGGGCGCCATGTGGCCTCCGAGGTAGTAAGGGAGCTGGCAGAGGCGGCAGCCTTAGCTCCTGCCCCTCACCACACCCGCCCGTGGCGCCTCATAGCCCTGTCGGCCGATGCCCGCCACCGCCTGGTGGAGGCCATGGGGGAGGCCTGGCGAAGCGACCTGGAGAGGGATAACACGCCACCTGAGGAGGTGAGCCGCCGCTTGGAGCATTCGCGCCGTCGCCTTCTCGACGCTCCCCTGCTCCTTTTGGCTTGCCTAGACATGTCTCAGGCCCACCCTTGGCCCGATGAGCGTCGGAGGAGGGCAGAGCGGGACATGTTCGTCCAGAGCTTAGGAGCCGCCCTCCAGAACCTCCAGCTCCTGGCCCATGCCCGAGGCCTGGGCTCCTGTCTCCTAGGTGCTCCCCTCTTCTGCCAGGAGGCGGTTCGGAAGGCCCTCCTCCTCCCCCCAAGTTGGGAACCCATGTTCCTGGTGGAGATAGGATACCCAGACCCCTGCTATCGCCCCAGGGTGCGGCCGTCCCCAGCCCTGGAGTCCATCCTCAGGGAGGCCTGA
- the cofC gene encoding 2-phospho-L-lactate guanylyltransferase: protein MIAALVPLKALGGVKERMAAILDPQERQRLALAMLTDVLTALLGAASIAYLAVVSPDPAVLSHAERLGAHPIPEPPQAMGLNAALGHAASILSGRGATALLVMPADVPTLSPALVEEIVQSLPRPRGMAIVPAADGGTNALALTPPDAVPFRFGPRSFTAHRREAVARNVPTAVLRLEPLAYDVDEPQDLLRVLQTDGALHTKEVVLSLGLMSRLGHEGG from the coding sequence ATGATAGCAGCACTAGTCCCCCTGAAGGCCCTGGGAGGGGTGAAGGAGCGCATGGCCGCCATCCTTGACCCCCAGGAGCGACAACGCCTGGCCCTGGCCATGCTCACCGACGTGCTGACAGCCCTCCTAGGGGCAGCGTCCATCGCCTACTTGGCGGTGGTGAGCCCCGATCCGGCGGTGCTCTCCCACGCCGAGAGGCTGGGCGCCCATCCCATTCCTGAACCGCCCCAGGCCATGGGCCTCAACGCCGCTCTCGGCCACGCCGCCTCCATCCTGTCGGGCCGTGGGGCCACTGCCCTGCTGGTCATGCCCGCTGACGTCCCCACCCTTAGCCCCGCCTTGGTGGAGGAGATAGTGCAATCCCTCCCCCGGCCACGAGGCATGGCCATCGTCCCTGCGGCCGACGGCGGCACCAACGCCCTGGCGCTGACCCCTCCGGACGCCGTGCCCTTCCGTTTTGGTCCCCGGAGCTTCACCGCTCACCGCCGGGAGGCCGTGGCCAGAAATGTGCCAACGGCCGTCCTCCGCCTCGAGCCGTTGGCCTACGACGTGGACGAACCCCAGGACCTTTTGCGTGTCCTTCAGACAGATGGCGCCCTCCACACCAAGGAGGTGGTCCTCTCCCTCGGGCTGATGAGTCGGCTGGGCCATGAGGGGGGCTGA
- the cofD gene encoding 2-phospho-L-lactate transferase — protein sequence MIVVIAGGTGAARFLQGLVRTVPPEEVTVVANVGDDAEMYGLYVSPDLDNITYHLAGVADEERTFGIRNDTFAVVEALARFGYQTWFRLGDRDLATCLHRTNLLRQGRRLSEATADIARAFGLRCALLPATDDPLRTKLETEDGLLDFQDYFVRLAAQVPVRRVVYVGAEEAKPAPGVLEAIARSQAIIVAPSNPILSIGPVLAVPGVREALRQATVPVAAISPIVGGAALKGPADRLMRHLGLEPSPVTVARLYADFLRIMVIDQADAHLAPQVAALGLEVMVTDTIMTDVSKKEALARSVLAALGVRR from the coding sequence ATGATCGTGGTCATAGCCGGTGGCACGGGGGCGGCCAGGTTCCTGCAGGGCCTGGTGCGAACCGTGCCCCCTGAAGAGGTCACCGTGGTAGCCAATGTGGGAGACGATGCTGAGATGTACGGGCTCTATGTCTCGCCAGACCTAGACAACATCACTTACCACTTGGCCGGGGTGGCCGACGAGGAGCGCACCTTCGGTATCCGCAACGATACCTTCGCCGTGGTGGAGGCGCTGGCCCGCTTCGGCTACCAGACCTGGTTCCGTTTGGGGGACCGCGACCTGGCCACCTGCCTCCACCGCACTAACCTGCTGCGCCAGGGCCGCAGGCTATCGGAGGCCACGGCCGATATCGCCCGCGCCTTCGGCCTTCGGTGTGCCCTCCTGCCCGCCACCGATGACCCACTCCGCACCAAGCTGGAGACGGAGGACGGGCTCCTGGACTTTCAGGACTATTTCGTGCGCCTGGCGGCGCAAGTGCCGGTGCGGCGGGTGGTCTATGTGGGAGCGGAGGAGGCCAAACCTGCCCCTGGGGTGCTTGAGGCCATAGCCCGTTCCCAGGCCATCATCGTAGCGCCCTCCAACCCCATCCTGAGCATCGGCCCCGTCCTGGCTGTGCCTGGGGTGCGCGAGGCCCTTCGGCAGGCCACCGTCCCGGTAGCCGCCATAAGCCCCATCGTAGGGGGAGCGGCCCTAAAGGGTCCCGCCGACCGCCTTATGCGTCACCTGGGCCTGGAGCCCAGCCCTGTGACGGTGGCCCGATTGTATGCCGACTTCCTGCGTATCATGGTCATCGACCAGGCGGACGCTCACCTGGCGCCCCAGGTGGCTGCCTTGGGCTTGGAGGTGATGGTGACCGATACGATAATGACTGATGTAAGCAAGAAAGAGGCCCTGGCCAGGTCAGTCCTGGCAGCCCTGGGGGTGAGGAGATGA
- a CDS encoding endonuclease MutS2: MDAKHLQTLEFDKILARLERLCTSPLGRELARRLVPSSRFQEVVRRQRETAEARKLLSLRPGLSLASAADVRDLARQAAKGHVLGPQELREVATTLSLARTMRGLVGSLRELLPTLATIVDRVAEFTPLIREIERCIDERGQVTDEASPALQELRREVKRAHDRLIRHMEQIMSSPLGRQVLQEPIITMRGGRYVLPIRAEMRHQLPGIVHDVSASGATVFLEPLEVVEEANRWRELQLEEERETERVLRRLSALVGQQGPAILRALQALARLDLALAKARLADELGCPLPQPDGEPHWLRPRPSLLRLVNARHPLLRGEVVPLSLHLGDEVGFRVLVITGPNTGGKTVALKTVGLLSLMAQAGLPVPADEQSVLPVFDGVYADIGDEQGIEQSLSTFSAHMGNIVGTLRRLTSESLVLLDELGAGTEPTEGAALARALLLHLLERGCLVVATTHHGELKALAHATPGMMNASMEFDPQTLSPTFRLRMGMPGQSNALAIARRLGLPEPILEEASRSLSPAHREMERLLLDLEEERRKAQAERRAQEEARQQTESLRREMEAQLASIRQQRLRDLAEARRELTEMLAQARRRLQEVERLVSKAQRSRRAWRALARARRLLEEVESQEEALADREAALRPPPPPVGPGQVVWLRGISAPGTVLAGPQENGELEVQVGRLRLRVPLSEVERVEEGAPHGSSGVEVPTPPPAPPAELEIRGLTTDEALPLVERHLDLAFRAGLRQLRIVHGKGAGILRRAVRDLLASHPLVKSYRPGDPREGGEGVTIVEVVS; the protein is encoded by the coding sequence TTGGACGCCAAACACTTGCAAACCCTGGAGTTCGATAAGATCCTAGCCCGTCTGGAGAGGCTGTGCACCTCTCCCCTGGGGCGGGAGCTGGCCCGTCGCCTCGTCCCTTCCTCCCGCTTCCAAGAGGTGGTGCGGCGCCAGCGGGAGACAGCGGAGGCCCGCAAGCTCCTCTCCTTGCGACCCGGCCTCTCCCTGGCCTCGGCAGCAGATGTGCGAGACCTGGCCAGACAAGCGGCCAAAGGGCACGTCCTGGGCCCCCAAGAGCTGCGGGAGGTAGCCACCACCCTGTCCCTGGCCCGCACCATGCGGGGGCTTGTGGGCAGCCTGCGGGAGCTCCTCCCCACCTTGGCGACGATAGTCGACCGGGTGGCCGAATTCACGCCCCTCATCCGCGAGATTGAGCGGTGCATCGATGAGAGGGGGCAGGTGACAGACGAGGCCAGCCCAGCCCTGCAAGAGCTACGGAGGGAAGTGAAGCGGGCACACGACCGTCTCATCCGCCACATGGAGCAGATAATGTCCTCGCCCCTGGGCCGTCAGGTGTTGCAGGAACCCATCATAACCATGCGGGGCGGACGCTACGTCCTTCCTATACGTGCCGAGATGCGTCACCAGTTGCCGGGCATCGTGCACGATGTCTCTGCCTCTGGGGCCACCGTCTTCTTGGAGCCGTTGGAGGTGGTGGAGGAGGCCAACCGCTGGCGAGAGCTACAGCTGGAGGAGGAGAGGGAGACGGAGAGGGTGCTGCGACGTCTCTCCGCCCTGGTGGGCCAACAGGGGCCCGCCATCCTAAGGGCACTTCAGGCCCTGGCCCGCCTGGACCTGGCCTTGGCCAAGGCCCGCTTGGCCGATGAGCTGGGCTGCCCCCTCCCCCAGCCAGACGGAGAGCCCCACTGGCTGCGCCCTCGACCATCTCTTCTGCGCTTGGTCAACGCCAGGCATCCCCTTTTGCGGGGGGAGGTGGTGCCCCTCTCCCTTCACCTGGGAGATGAGGTGGGCTTCCGCGTGCTGGTCATCACCGGACCCAACACCGGTGGCAAGACGGTGGCCCTTAAGACGGTGGGGCTGCTGTCCCTCATGGCACAAGCCGGTCTACCAGTGCCAGCAGACGAGCAGAGTGTGCTTCCCGTGTTCGATGGCGTCTACGCCGATATCGGCGATGAGCAGGGCATCGAGCAGTCCCTATCCACCTTCAGCGCCCACATGGGCAACATCGTGGGCACTTTGCGGCGCCTTACGTCTGAAAGCCTGGTCCTCCTAGACGAACTGGGCGCCGGGACGGAGCCCACGGAGGGAGCGGCCTTGGCCCGCGCCCTTCTCCTTCATCTGCTGGAGCGGGGCTGCTTGGTGGTGGCCACCACTCACCATGGGGAGCTGAAGGCCCTGGCCCACGCCACCCCGGGCATGATGAACGCTTCCATGGAGTTCGATCCCCAGACCCTGAGCCCCACCTTCCGCTTACGCATGGGGATGCCTGGGCAGTCCAACGCCTTGGCCATCGCCCGCCGTCTGGGCCTGCCAGAGCCCATCCTGGAGGAGGCCTCCCGCTCCCTCTCCCCTGCTCATCGGGAGATGGAGAGGCTTCTCCTAGACCTGGAGGAGGAGAGGCGAAAGGCGCAGGCGGAACGCAGGGCTCAGGAGGAGGCCCGACAGCAGACGGAGTCCCTGCGGCGGGAGATGGAGGCCCAGCTGGCCTCCATCCGACAGCAGCGGCTGCGGGACTTGGCAGAAGCCAGACGAGAGCTCACGGAGATGCTGGCCCAGGCCCGCCGTCGTCTCCAGGAGGTGGAGCGCCTCGTCTCCAAGGCCCAGAGGTCTCGTAGAGCCTGGCGCGCCCTCGCCCGTGCCCGCCGCCTCTTGGAGGAAGTAGAAAGCCAAGAGGAGGCTTTGGCTGACCGAGAGGCGGCCCTGCGCCCACCTCCGCCGCCGGTGGGCCCTGGCCAGGTGGTGTGGCTGCGGGGCATAAGTGCCCCAGGTACCGTGCTGGCGGGCCCCCAGGAGAACGGCGAGCTAGAGGTGCAGGTGGGACGTCTACGCCTGCGCGTGCCTCTCTCGGAGGTGGAGAGGGTGGAAGAGGGGGCGCCCCATGGGTCCTCAGGGGTGGAGGTCCCAACCCCGCCTCCAGCCCCTCCCGCCGAGCTCGAGATAAGAGGCCTCACCACGGACGAGGCCCTCCCCCTGGTGGAGAGGCATCTGGACCTGGCCTTCCGCGCTGGCCTCCGCCAGCTACGTATCGTCCATGGCAAGGGAGCGGGCATCCTCCGTCGGGCGGTGCGCGACCTTCTGGCCTCCCATCCCCTGGTAAAGTCCTACAGGCCCGGCGACCCTCGGGAAGGGGGAGAAGGGGTCACCATCGTGGAGGTAGTGTCATGA